In one window of Pseudoalteromonas sp. N1230-9 DNA:
- the malQ gene encoding 4-alpha-glucanotransferase encodes MQSLSQLFYLYGIGYEYTKYTGEHVVFDENTRASALRCCGIHTDDINTIEQLNFTFDAGNWLNLLPPVSLVNAENRLLKVRIDERLLEHHCELSIPSLGITAHRESFVGLDVLGDYGLNGVRYIEVALPVPHMPIGYHDAYISVADQHSRSQLWITPQTCYQVEDKRRLGLSIQLYSLVNHAGFGIGDFADLASLIRDAASHGMDYILLNPLHLLFEHTPERASPYSPNSRALLNPLYIAVSLCEDAKHNTELEKLMAELPINSEQFIDYTLVTDFKYKVFNCLYAYFCNTASDERKAQFDEFCNVHSQSLATLDAEDSRYASYLQWLAHSQLNFCQQLAADCYMDIGLINDLAVGCAGDGSEFKSQYALFSHGAYVGAPPDPWAEQGQNWGLPALDPQKLSTDHFAFYRSLIRANMEDVGGLRIDHVMAIRRLWWCFESQGQQDGCYVYYPFEHLLAILKIESHLNQCVVIGEDLGVVPNEVREALAASAIYSNGLFYFEKDQDGEFLSAEHFSQHSLLMIANHDVPPFSGWWTGYDITVKQQYGLIDEAESYELIAARDIEKQRMLHFINRQSAKELSPDAQAQEVYEALATCLAKAPAQLFTIQIDDLDEQVLPVNIPGTDQEYPNWRRLLSRPTKHIIDSKASLLANLISIRKQ; translated from the coding sequence ATGCAGTCACTTTCGCAGTTATTTTATCTTTATGGTATTGGCTACGAGTATACAAAGTACACAGGTGAGCACGTTGTTTTCGATGAAAATACTCGCGCTTCTGCCTTACGTTGCTGCGGTATTCATACTGACGACATAAATACAATTGAACAGCTAAACTTTACGTTTGATGCAGGTAATTGGCTCAATTTATTGCCGCCGGTAAGCCTTGTTAACGCTGAAAACCGACTATTAAAAGTGCGTATAGATGAGCGCTTACTTGAGCATCATTGTGAGCTATCAATCCCGTCACTCGGAATAACCGCTCACAGAGAAAGCTTTGTAGGTTTAGATGTATTAGGTGACTATGGCTTAAATGGTGTTCGTTATATTGAGGTTGCACTACCTGTGCCGCATATGCCTATTGGTTATCATGATGCGTATATATCTGTGGCAGATCAACACAGTCGCAGTCAACTTTGGATAACCCCTCAAACATGTTATCAAGTTGAAGATAAAAGACGTTTGGGTTTATCTATTCAACTCTACAGTTTAGTGAATCATGCAGGCTTTGGTATTGGTGATTTTGCTGACTTGGCTTCCCTTATTCGTGATGCGGCCAGCCATGGGATGGATTATATTTTACTAAACCCACTACATTTACTTTTTGAACACACCCCAGAGCGGGCAAGCCCATATAGCCCAAACAGCCGTGCTTTGTTGAATCCGCTGTATATAGCGGTGTCTCTATGTGAGGACGCAAAGCACAATACTGAGCTTGAAAAATTAATGGCTGAGCTGCCAATAAACTCAGAACAGTTCATAGATTACACCTTAGTTACTGATTTTAAATATAAAGTGTTCAATTGCTTATACGCATACTTTTGCAATACCGCATCGGACGAACGTAAAGCCCAATTCGACGAGTTTTGTAACGTACATAGCCAAAGCCTAGCAACACTGGATGCCGAAGATAGCCGATACGCAAGTTACTTACAGTGGCTTGCGCACTCTCAGCTAAACTTTTGCCAACAGTTAGCAGCTGATTGCTATATGGATATTGGTTTAATAAACGACTTGGCAGTGGGCTGCGCTGGAGATGGCAGTGAGTTTAAAAGTCAATATGCGTTATTTTCTCATGGTGCTTATGTTGGTGCACCACCGGACCCTTGGGCAGAACAAGGCCAAAACTGGGGGCTACCTGCATTAGACCCACAAAAACTCAGTACAGATCACTTTGCATTTTACCGTTCTTTAATTCGCGCCAATATGGAAGATGTAGGCGGGCTGAGAATTGACCATGTTATGGCTATACGCAGATTATGGTGGTGTTTTGAGAGTCAAGGACAGCAAGATGGTTGTTATGTTTATTACCCATTTGAGCACCTTCTAGCCATTTTAAAAATAGAATCTCATCTTAATCAGTGTGTCGTAATTGGTGAAGATTTAGGGGTTGTCCCTAATGAAGTAAGAGAGGCACTTGCAGCAAGTGCTATTTATTCAAATGGTTTGTTTTATTTTGAAAAAGATCAGGATGGGGAGTTCCTATCGGCTGAACATTTTTCGCAGCATAGTTTATTAATGATTGCTAATCATGATGTCCCGCCATTTTCTGGTTGGTGGACTGGTTATGATATCACTGTAAAACAGCAATATGGATTGATAGATGAGGCCGAGAGCTATGAACTCATTGCTGCGCGAGACATTGAAAAGCAAAGGATGTTGCATTTTATTAATCGTCAAAGTGCTAAGGAGTTAAGCCCTGATGCACAGGCACAAGAAGTGTATGAAGCATTAGCGACATGTCTTGCTAAGGCTCCTGCACAGTTATTTACCATTCAAATAGATGATTTAGACGAGCAAGTATTGCCCGTAAACATTCCTGGCACTGATCAAGAATACCCAAATTGGCGGCGTTTATTGTCACGTCCGACAAAGCATATTATCGATTCTAAAGCATCATTGTTAGCCAATTTAATCTCCATAAGGAAGCAATAA
- the glgB gene encoding 1,4-alpha-glucan branching protein GlgB, with protein MQSRVRQEHIEQPLIYQAQITALTAGCFKDPFSFLGPHKVNSESYEVRCFLPGAKTVSVVLDSLTVPAHRQGQSDLFVATIQTESAPEYKLDVNYEQGGEQKYDEYSFVSTLDEQAMYLFNEGSLEHAYKHFGAHFTDQQGVQGVRFVVWAPNAASVSVIGDFNYWQRSRHFMRFHPASGVWELFIPALKVDQCYKFAITTLSGEVLEKADPFAFKMQQAPGTASVLQCIKAEVHLDKHALANRAKRNSIDAPISIYEVHVGSWQRQNNNRYLTWRELADCLIPYSKELGFSHLQLMPISEYPFDGSWGYQPVGLFAPTSRYGSFEDFVYFVNQCHQANLGIILDWVPGHFPSDPHGLHCFDGTHLYEHADSRQGFHPDWNTYIYNYDRAEVRSFLIANAMYWLHEFGIDGLRVDAVASMLYLDYSREEGQWVANQYGGRENLGAIECLKQVNMRCYANNPGIMMVAEESTAWPGVTRQVDHDGLGFGYKWNMGWMNDSLHYMQRDPLYRAHHHHEMTFSMVYAYSENYILPLSHDEVVHGKRSLIEKMPGDDWQKFANLRAYYAFMWAHPGKKLLFMGAEIAQRNEWNHDQSLDWHLLEHISHRGVQQTIKELNELYRNTPALYEQDTSPAGFAWLDSNNAKQSIFSFIRYAKQADDFVIVISNFTPQVYHDFIVGVPKAGDYQVIFNTDKQDYFGSGVEVTGEVNQTISTQMTLSHGFKQSLSISLPGLATIYLKKVNHES; from the coding sequence ATGCAAAGTCGTGTCCGCCAAGAGCACATTGAACAACCACTGATTTATCAGGCACAGATCACGGCTTTAACTGCGGGCTGCTTTAAAGATCCATTCAGCTTTTTAGGGCCACATAAAGTGAATAGTGAAAGTTATGAGGTACGTTGCTTTTTACCAGGAGCAAAAACAGTATCCGTTGTGCTCGACTCACTTACAGTGCCTGCACACAGGCAAGGGCAAAGTGATTTGTTTGTTGCGACAATCCAAACAGAGTCTGCTCCTGAGTACAAACTTGACGTCAACTATGAGCAAGGGGGCGAGCAAAAGTACGATGAATATAGCTTTGTCAGTACACTCGACGAGCAGGCAATGTATTTATTCAATGAGGGCAGCCTTGAGCATGCTTATAAACACTTTGGTGCTCATTTTACAGATCAGCAGGGTGTACAAGGGGTCCGTTTTGTCGTGTGGGCACCTAACGCCGCGAGTGTCTCAGTCATTGGGGATTTTAATTATTGGCAACGCAGTCGCCACTTTATGCGGTTTCATCCTGCAAGTGGTGTGTGGGAGTTATTTATTCCTGCACTTAAAGTAGACCAATGTTACAAGTTTGCGATTACCACTCTTAGTGGTGAAGTACTTGAAAAAGCGGACCCATTTGCATTCAAAATGCAACAGGCACCTGGCACTGCTTCTGTTTTACAGTGTATCAAGGCAGAGGTGCACCTTGACAAGCACGCACTGGCTAATCGTGCCAAGCGCAATAGTATTGATGCGCCAATAAGTATATATGAAGTGCATGTAGGTTCTTGGCAGCGTCAAAATAATAATCGATATCTAACATGGCGAGAGCTCGCCGATTGTCTGATCCCTTACTCCAAAGAGCTTGGTTTTTCCCACTTACAGTTAATGCCAATTAGTGAATACCCATTTGATGGTTCATGGGGTTATCAACCGGTAGGTTTATTTGCGCCAACAAGCCGTTATGGGAGCTTTGAAGATTTTGTTTATTTTGTTAATCAATGTCATCAAGCAAACTTAGGAATTATATTAGATTGGGTGCCTGGGCATTTTCCAAGTGACCCGCATGGTTTGCATTGTTTTGATGGCACTCACCTTTATGAGCATGCAGATAGTCGTCAAGGGTTTCACCCAGATTGGAATACCTATATCTACAACTATGATCGGGCTGAAGTGCGCAGTTTTTTGATTGCGAATGCGATGTATTGGCTGCATGAATTTGGTATTGATGGCCTGCGTGTTGATGCTGTGGCGTCAATGCTTTACTTAGATTACAGCCGTGAAGAAGGACAGTGGGTTGCTAATCAATATGGCGGCCGTGAAAATCTCGGGGCCATTGAGTGTTTAAAACAAGTGAATATGCGCTGCTACGCAAATAATCCTGGCATCATGATGGTGGCAGAAGAATCAACAGCATGGCCTGGTGTTACACGCCAAGTTGATCATGATGGCTTAGGATTTGGCTACAAATGGAATATGGGCTGGATGAATGACAGTCTGCACTACATGCAGCGAGACCCACTATACCGTGCGCATCACCACCACGAAATGACTTTCTCAATGGTTTATGCCTATAGTGAAAATTATATTTTGCCACTCAGTCACGATGAGGTTGTACATGGCAAAAGGTCGCTTATTGAAAAAATGCCCGGCGATGACTGGCAAAAGTTCGCTAATTTAAGAGCCTATTATGCTTTTATGTGGGCTCACCCAGGCAAAAAGCTCCTTTTCATGGGGGCTGAAATAGCGCAACGTAACGAGTGGAATCACGACCAATCATTAGATTGGCACTTACTTGAACATATTAGTCACCGTGGTGTGCAGCAAACCATTAAAGAGTTAAATGAGCTCTATCGCAACACCCCCGCACTGTACGAACAAGACACCAGTCCTGCTGGATTTGCTTGGCTCGATAGCAACAATGCAAAGCAAAGTATTTTTAGTTTCATTCGCTATGCAAAACAAGCCGATGATTTTGTAATCGTGATCAGCAATTTTACCCCGCAGGTCTATCATGACTTCATCGTTGGCGTACCAAAAGCGGGTGATTATCAGGTTATTTTTAACACCGATAAGCAAGATTACTTTGGCTCAGGTGTAGAGGTGACAGGCGAGGTAAATCAAACAATAAGTACGCAAATGACGCTAAGTCATGGTTTTAAACAAAGTTTGAGTATTTCTTTACCTGGCCTTGCCACAATTTACCTTAAAAAGGTGAATCATGAGTCATAG